Part of the Syngnathus typhle isolate RoL2023-S1 ecotype Sweden linkage group LG17, RoL_Styp_1.0, whole genome shotgun sequence genome is shown below.
CATATTACGCAAACCCGGATGAAGGCGCTCGCCGCATGTTGTCTCCCACGTGGAATATCGTGCGTAGATCTACATACAATATGACAGCGCGAAGCATCACTACTGTGAGCTGTGAGCACTTAATCCACATGACATACAGATCATAGGTAAAGCGTTACGTTCCACGTCATTTTAGACTCGCAATTACGTAAGCACGACAGTGTCAGCGGCTGGACCCATTAggcattttctctctcttttttttttttactcgatcATGGATTCAACAATTTCTAAGGAAACGGAGAAGCACTGTGTTTTGTGCTGTCAAGATAGCGACATCTTCGCCTTCGGAAAATGCGACCACCCGGTGTGTTATCGCTGCTCCACCAAAATGAGGGTGCTCTGCGAGCAGAAGTACTGCGCCGTCTGCCGGGAAGAGCTCGACAAGGTGCGGATATCGACATTACTGTGGCTCGAGGACGACGCTTAGCCATGCTAGCTAGGCCGCGGTATTCTCCCAGTGAAAATGTTaaaaattctgtttaaaaatagCGACAAAAAATACACTGGGAATGTATTGAAAACGGCGGAAGACTAATACACAAAATACGTTGTCACAAGCTTGCTAGCTAGCCACCAGTCGCACTAGCTTCTTTTGTGGTAGCCCGATTTAAATGACAATCCAATCTCCGCTTTTACATCTTTATTGTATTAAGAAGTAGAGCTCGTATTATAACCAAACATGCATGTCTGATTTATGTGCGATAATGGATGATCTTCCAATCTTCTCTCCCTCTGGTCAACCTACACTGCTGAACAATGCTATACCAAAGTCATCATTTACCTACTTCAAAGTAGCTGTGTAGTCTCAATTAAAGATAGCAAAGGTGCTTTTCTTGAATTTGAACTTGCTCCACAATGTCTGTTTGTGCAATTTTTAGGAACCTCTAAGAATTGTCCATAGAGTGAATGGATTTTAAATATGTTTACCTCAATGTTGTTCTCAGGTGGTGTTTGTAACGTCTCCGGAGGCCTTTTCTTCTCTGCCCCATCAGCGGTTCCCCTGTGACAAGAAGCATGACATCTATTTTGGTGATGAGAAGATCTATGCTCAGTACCGGTCAGTTTTGCGTCGTGAATTGGTTGCATAATTCTTTCCATCAGATAATCATTTTATGTTGTGGTGAATTCCTGTATTTGTTTCCTCAGGCACCTACTGTTGGCACAATGTCCCTGTTGTGCCGAAGCTAAGATCTTCTCAAAGTTTGTGGAGCTGGAGCAACACATGAGGAAGCAGCATGAGCTTTTTTGTTGTAAACTCTGCACAAAACATTTGAAGGTATTGCTTACTGATTGTGAGAAGGTGCTGACATTATTTTGGTCACTGTTTTAGGTATTGAAGGGTTTTAGTATGTATTGTTTTGGCTCTAAAGTATTTTTACATAATCTCAGTTATGATTCAATTCTTAACTTCCACCCCCAGATCTTTTCCCATGAGCGGAAGTGGTACAACCGCAAAGAACTCGCTCGCCATCGAGCGCACGGAGATCCAGATGACACCAGTCACAGGGGACACCCCCTCTGTAAATTCTGTGACGACCGCTACCTCGACAACGACGAGCTGCTCAAACACTTGCGGAAGGATCACTACTTCTGCCACTTTTGTGACGCTGACGGCTCTCAGGAGTATTATAGGTGTGACAGCGAACAGGCGACATTGTTTGTGCGGGACTTGTATCTCGTAATTTGTTGTGTTAAAACTGTGTGGTCCAAATTGTTGTGTTTGCAGTGATTACCAGTACTTAAGTGAGCACTTCAGAGAAAGTCACTATCTGTGTGAGGAGGGCGTGTGTGCCACCGAGCAGTTCACCCACGCATTCCGCACCGAGATCGACTACAAGGCGCACAAGGCTTCGGCGCACAGCAAGAGCCGCGCCGAGGCCCGCCAAAACCGCCACATCGACCTGCAGTTCAACTTGGCTCCGAGACAACAGAGGAGAAATGAAGGTTCGACCCAACGCATTATTGCGACGCAACGGATCTGTTGAAGTTCAATGGAAGCGTTTGTGTCTATCAGGCATGGTGACAGCGGAGGATTATGAGGAGGCCCGTCATCAACGAGGAGCAAGGGGAAGACCTCAGATGGGACAGAAGAGCTGGCGGTACTCTCGGTGAGTCTTAATAGGCGTGAGGTGTTTACAGTACACAAAAGTGGATCCTCTGACTGTGGAGTGATAAAACCCATGCGGCAATTTTTGTCTGTTGCTGTTAAGCTGCGTTCTAGCCCTTCACGGGATTGTTCTGTTACATTCTGTGTAGCGAGGAAGAGGACAGAGAGGTGGCGGCTGCTATGCGGGCGTCAATGGCCTTACGTCGCCAAGAGGCTCGAATGGCCGCGCTGGAGAGGAGCGCTCCCAAATATTATCGGGAAGAGAGGACAGAGCGAACTGAATCAGAAGCGTTGACTGGACCAACCAAACCAACGAGTAAACCTCCAGGTCAACACCATACATTTTCTTTATACAATTTACTTTAGATTTAGTAGCAGTAGGTGTAAAGCTTTTGTTGTCACCTTTTTGCAGTAAGGACAATGAGGAGTTTGAAtcccatggaggaggaagatgacttTCCAGCGTTGGGTGCTGCCGCACCTCCTGCCATGTAATAAAACACAATATGACACAAACACCACCCACGCAACTTGCAATGGGTTCAAATAGCTTtgcgttgtgtgtgtgcgcagtgtGAAATCCTCTTCACCGGTGGTTCCCACGGGTCCCAGGACTCTGAAGGAAGATGACTTCCCCAGCCTGTCAGTAGTTAATGTCGCAGCCCCCTTGACACCATCCTATCCTGCCCAACCCAAAAAGTCATCTTCTTTTCAAGAGGAGGACTTCCCTGCTCTGGTGTCCAAAATCCAGCCCCGAAAATCTGCAACGGGCAAGAGCTCTGCCTGGTCCGCTCACACTGCACCAGCCCCGCCCAAGGCTCAGCCCCCGCCGTCTTCTAGGCCTCCCCCTCCACTCTCCTCAGCATCCCACGGCCCCCAACTCCTTACCTCCTCAAGCTCGTCATCGTcaaggagaaaaaagaaagtcGGGGAGAACTTAAAAGTCGCTCCCTTACGCTCACCTTCGTCCTCAGACGACGAGAGCGGCGGAATGACGCAGCAGCAGTTCCGCTCGGTGCCCACCATGCTCGACATATCGTCTCTGCTTACGGTTAAAGGAAATGGCAGCAAACCTTTAACTGCCACCAGCAGCCCCCCCGCTCCGAACCAGAGCGGTGACCCCCCTACCATTAAAaccagcaaaaagaaaaaacaaaagaactcCAGCTCTCCTACAAACGCTCCAGCATCAGGGACTCTGGGTGCTCCCGTAAAGACTCTTTCGGTGGAAACGACGGCTCAAAAGGAGAATGTTCCTGAAAAAACGAGGAACAAGCCCTCCGGTGCTGCGGCGCTGACACCAGCGAGCCGATTGGTTAACGGCTTCAACGAGAAACCGGCCATTAGCAAAGAATCGGTCGCGGCACCGCCGCAACCTAGCACAGATGCGTTTGTAGAACAAGAGGAAGACTTCCCGGCCCTCAAGACGAAGAAGCCACCTCCAGGTAAAAGACCTGATCTTTGTGTGCCTGCTTTCTAACATAACGTGCTTCAATTGGCTCTGCTCAAAAAGCCTTAATGTGAGATGGTTGCTGTTAGTAACACATGAGCATGATGTCACGCAGGCTTCAAGACCTCCTTCCCAACAAAGTCATCAACTCCAGCTTTATCCTCCTCAatgccaccacctccacccggctTGGCACTCTTGGCCACTAAGCCGCCTCCAGGCTTCACTGGTATCCCACTCAACAGTAATGTGGTGGAGACCCCTCCTTTGGCAAGCAACCCGTAAGGACAATTTCTCCCCGCACATCCAcacatttctattttattttttgagtgGTGCCTTACTGTTTAATTTCCCCTTCGACAGCCTCCCTAAATCATCCAACAGTGATTACCTGGTTCCGGAGGACTTCCATCAAAGGAACCAGGAGCTGATCCAGTCCATTCGGAAGTACCTGCACGATGATGAGTCCAAGTTCAATCAGTTCAAGAACTACTCTGCACAATTCAGACAGGTACCCAAAATGCATGAATATATTTTGTACACACACCTGTGTGGGAAAAACATGGGAGGTTTCTGCCCGACAGTGGCAAATGTTGTTTGAACACGCTTTAATTGTGAAATTGATGTACATGTTTAATTTAAGTACATTTCAAGGAGTATACTAAATTCCAAGGGGAATACTGTGAACTGCCACCTTATTGCAAAGCGGGGAAATCAATGCGTATGCGCTCTGTCATGCTAAATGCAATACGGTCGACATTCGTAATAAACGTGGGAtgaaatgagcatttttaagcAAAGTCGGTCCATCTACATTTCCTCACATTTGCTTCTTCATTGTCATCAAACTTAAGGGTAAGTAcacatttcattctttttgtATTACTGTTAATGGCGGTAAACTTCTGTTTACACTTGTATAACAgcataaaatgtttaaaagtcAAATGTCGTCATtagttgtatatatatattttgtcattttactcCGAATTAGGCTTGAGTGATGTAGATCTGTATTTGCAAAAGCTTGATTTCTGATTTTAGAATATTGAGTATAGAAAAGCAAAGGACAGCGAGCCCCTACAGGTGAATGATAAACAACCTCGGGTTACAAAATAAGAGCAGCCGTTTGCCCCGAATGAATTGTGACGGTCTACACTGTAATTCAAATTGGACTTGATATTTCTTCCTATCACCCCTGACACTCTCCAAATGTTTCCAGGGCGTCTTATCAGCCTCCCATTATCACCGCAGCTGCAAAGACCTGCTGGGCGACAATTTCAACTGCATCTTCAACGAGCTGCTGGTGCTCCTGCCCGACACGGTCAAGCAGCAGGAGCTCCTGTCGGCGCACGGGGACTGCAAGGCACTGGAGAAACAGTCGGGGATGGGGGGAGGCGGAAGGaaaaataagaacaaaaaaAGCGCGTGGCAGACGCCTAGCGCACAGGTTAACGCCGCCTCCGAGCTGGACTGCCAGGTGTGCCCCACGTGTAGACAGGTGCTAGCCCTGAAGGATTTCAACTCCCACAAAACGCTGCACATGAGGGAGAACGACGAGTTCCCTTCCTTGCAGTCCATTAGCCGAATTATCAGCTAGCCCCGCTGCGCCGAGAAGTACTCTCTCGATTACTCTCATTGGCCGTTGCCAGCATGGAAGGCGGCAGCGGTTGGTCGCCGCTCAAAAGAGTGACGAGAGGGGGGGGCAACGTGACTTCTGATAATCAATTCATTCAAACGCGTCGCAGTTAAAATGTCAAGTCGCGTACCAACTGGGCCGTTGGCAGTGTGCAACCACAACTGTTGGCTCATTTCAAAAGGAGGCAAGACGGAACCTGATAAGTTACTTGAAGAATCCTTTGAccccttttcttcttttcatgaACAGTTGCTCATATTTGAGTATCAAGTCAGGATAcctggtgcaaaaaaaaaagcagttctaAATTATTTAGCTCATTGCGTTAATGTAGCGCTTGAGCTCCATTGAGTGGACTGtatgcggggggaaaaaaacaactttttaatTCTGTTCAGACATGTAGAATGGGAGTttgcaaatttgaaaaaaaatcatatttgttgAATAGGACATGATAAATCATACGTCCCATCTACCTCTCATTCGATAGAAAAGAAACCACCATGTCCGAAGATAAACAACCAACCAGATAGAAGGTTCAATCATTTGGTGCGCAATAACCGCGACTGGTGACTCGTTACCCCGGAAAAGCACCTCATTTGTAACTGAGTGTGCGGTTTGAGGATTGACTTGAGTTTTCTCTTTTGTGATCCCGCTACAAGTGCGCGCACGACTAATAATGGACAACTCTTAAAGCTCTTACTTGAGGTTAGGTTCATGAGAACATTGGGCCAGGTTGGAGCGGACTTTGAATATTAAGAAACTCAAATTGCTTTCTGTTAGCTTATTTCCTCTTTAAATTATACGACTTAATTTTGAATAAGCAGGTTTGATAACACCTCGCCGAGGTTTACAGTAGCACATTTTTATTTCAGCCTCCGGGCTTTAGACTTAAGTGGTGCATGGGACTGTGACGCACGCTTGTGCCGGTGGCCTTGCGTGTGTGTTCATCTTCTCTCAGGACCTTCAGCTTGCAGTGCCCGTGTGTCAATAACTTCATGACGTCATTTCTGTACATCATACCACCGATGCTGCTGATGTTTCTATTGCTTGTCTGGCTCCAATAAAGCCCTTTCTGTCACATGTATGTTGCTACTTGTTTTTCTTCAGCCATTTATGcaccgatttaaaaaaaaaaaaaaaaaaaaaaaaaaaaacaggcagtccaaaagtttttttttttattattaggaGTGATGCTCAGACTGCAGTCCAGAGTCATCCACAAAATAATAACACTTTTTCTGTACacagcattttatttttcctcttttcttgatACACAGAAGAAGTCAAAACACCCGTcgaaacaagaaaataaaaccTCAAGACGTATCATAAAAGGGCAGCACGCTAAAATAAAAAACGTACGTGTTAGTTTTATGGGCTTTTTGATTTCCATCGTCACTTTGACAGTGGAAAAAATGTTAACATCCATGCAAAGAATTACACTGGAACCCTCACAATTAACAGCACCAGCATTACTACATATCACTTTTATTATATCCCAGTCCAACGAAACTACAGCATGATCACAGACTTTTAATTTTTGTGTCCATGGCCCATTAAGAAGTTCCCAAAAAGTATTTCTGTATAAGAGTGCATTCTAGTTCATAATTATTTGTCATATATagagatgttttctttttaaatggagTACAGAACAAATCAGACCCTGAACATCATCACATAAATGTTCCATTGACTTCAATTGTACAATCAAACCAACACGAGAGCAGTGTACATGGGCCAGAGCACAAAACACACAGAATGTTGGACTtgatattattcttttttttagtctACCACACAGACTGACAGAAAAAGAGAACAACAATACAACCTGACCCGAGCATCAGTCACACCCAGACGTACTTTACATTGCTCTACTGCTTCTACATTGGCTTTGAAATTGATTTTGGAAATGAAATTGCAAATACTCACACGGTTAGATAAATTCAAGCTTCGTAATGTGTACGTTGACGTTTTATCAGAAAAGCTGATATCAGTGCAGAGTTGAAAAGTTAGGAAAGCAGTTTATTTATGCACATAGTGGGcggggcattttttttttctaacctaaatctatccatccatcttatcTTGACTTCAGAGTTGGAGTGTagaattaatataataatacatttgattttgtttttccatctgACAGCAATCAGCTCAAAGCCCCATCGAACATGCTCGCtaacaaatgaaaaagaaaaaaaaaacaatgaggcGCTCTAAAGCAGCCGCATGATTGGACTGTCTGAAAAGATATTTCTGGATGTTGTCATAGCAAATAGAGGCCTTTGTTTGAGGACATACAGCAAATCGAGTAAAAACGTGCATCAGCTTCTAGTTGGCAGTTGTATTTGCAACGCAGTTTTAACATCAACCACCAATAGTTGGAAATTGACTTCAAATACACCAAAAGCATTTGATCTGTTTCGATCAATGACGGGAAATAATACAAATGGatttaacaaaatattaaaacagAAATAAACTCCCCACTTGCAGTTTGGTGAatcatattataaaaaaaaaaaatctgatctcAATTCTTCCTGGAAACAATGCAATTTAGTGAAGGaaggtcatttttttctttttctataacATCTTTAACCTTATTGATTATTTTAACTCCCAATTGTTTGCTGTCATTGGAACTCAATTGATGCCATTGTAACATCAGTGACGTTGAAATTGAATAAAGAGTCTGCGGGCTGTGCCATTTAAAGATCCATTTCCGTTATGGagtcttccaggaaataaaacACTCTGGGACATTTTCAGCCTAAAGCAATGTCATGCAGTTGCGATAGCAtcgcttttttaatttttttttttttatgtaatgcATTCATAACTATTTATTATAATTGTTAGTAAAACGAGTGACAATAGGGGATGCCGCCAGCTGTTGAATTTCATATAGGGTTAATTCCATACATTAATATCATGCATTTTCCTATTCTGATTACTTTTAAAATAGAGCTGTCTCTTTGAATCTGTACCAGCTTTGTTCAGCAGAGGGCGCTGTTTCCTGTGTTGAAAACAAATCTTACGCGCTggtaaaaataattaaacatttctgTTAAGTCGTGTAGCAATATCCTCCCTCAGTCCTAACACTTGTTCCTGAAAATAAATTGAACGCGACAACATTTTTAACGCATCCACGCACTCGAGCATGCACACGACTGTCACAGTTACACCTGAGCGGCCCGCTTCTCTCCCtctcaccatggcaacagaacCCCCAAGGAGATTTCTAGTTTGGCATGTGACCACACGACGACCAACCTCAACCGCGAGTCCCCGTAAACAGACAACAGTAATGTGTTCAACGTGATGAAAAGATTCATAAGAACATAGGGCAGTTTGGCAGCTTctaaaaagtaaacaaacacaGAAAGATTCTCCCTACTCACTCAGATTCAACCTCGGACGCCGTCTCGAATGACACACGACCTACATTCCCTGGTACTGTAATTTATACATGAACATTTAGGTGGAGATCGCCTTAATCAGGGAGGAATATGTCGGAGGTCACCATGACATGCATGACAATCATAAATATTCATTTCAAGCTTGAATTGGATTCAACATTTTCCAAGTCAAATTTGCCTGAGGTTTGTTTGTACAATTCAAAGCTGAAAAGAGTGTGTCATTTGAGACAGAGCCCATGATTGGTTGAGGATGGATATCCAGAAAGTGAACGCACCGTTATAATTCCAATGAATTACTATCGGATTTCTATcctaaaaaacattttgattaatttcattttaaatgttactttttttcttttaactgtcaacAAATTGAAATCAGGAAACCTTCCAATTTAGGCTAGTGAATCTATACAACAGGAAATGTCGCTTTTTAAATTGAACTACTGAAATAAATTGCTTTCTAGttcatataaaaagtctacacacccctgtttgcACGCCAACATTTTTGCGACTTTTGTTTTATCCGACACAGAGAAATTTTGTTGTTCAGGTTATAGGTtacattaattattttattttttgaaggaTTGATCTTATTTTTATATTCtacaaaatgtcatttaaacaggagtgtgtagactttttatagccaCTGCATATGTGCAAATACTTAAGATAACACtcaattgaaacaaaaaaatattcatttgtaCTGATCATAAGtcacattgtatttttttcgtCTTCCAAAATTGTCAAATGGATGTGGTTTCACTTTCTATATCCACCGCAAAAGTCATCTATTTAAACCACAGTACAGTATAGTATACATCAATGTGCATGAGAATGTGAGATATTGCACTTAGTCACAAAAACATTGtggtgatgataatgatgatgttgCTCAGCATGTGTAAATCTACTCAATTAAGTCACTGTCAGTACAGTATGGCACTTCAGTTGCTATCCCTACATTTGGAAACATGCAGATTTAATACACATTATCACTGTTAAACTGCAGCGAGAGGAGACGGAATCAaatgaaatcaataaaaacATTCCCCAGAACAATTTGGCATGAGAGGGAATACTTCATATTTCAAGTGAAGGTGCTTTTTTTCGTACTGCTTACTAGTTGCTCTCCTATTTAACATGTGAATACTGCAAAATGGCCTCATCTTCTATGGTTCCTCCTCttgtttcctttctttctttttaatccTATCCTAATCTGCATGAAAGTGAGTCTAGAAAAGTGCAGATAAAACTGGAATGTTCACGTCAACAACAAGAGGAGGAAACAAAAGAGctgattttatttctttttttgccccACCCTTGAAAATCCAACCCCACAATGATTGATAGTGGATAGTAGAGCAATTTAACTTCtcgtgtattttttttagtaaatgggaaccTGATATGTGGGTGCTGCGTTGTTCTCTGTAAACGGAGGGTTTTGGTAGGTCTCTGTGGTGTCGGTGGTGCCCCCTGGTGAGTTGGAGGGTAACGGCTGGGTGGGTGCTACACCATCCAAGTGCTCTGAGGTGAACAAGGTCATGTCAGTGCCCAGCAGGTACTTCTGCACCGCGCGCACTGTAAGACCAGCCTGAAAGCACAATTGAATAGACACACGTAAGAGAAGCGCCCCGGCACTAGTTTAGCCGAAAGCAGATTTTGCATCATGATTTAATGCTGCAATTCCTTTCATTgtgctgtttgtgtgtctgctttggccactaggtggcagtgcAGTACAGCCATGCAGATACAAATGAAGAAGAATAGACTTTTTGTATATCTATAAATTACTGTGCACAGTCACGCAGATACAAATGAAGAAGACTATAAATAACTCAGTAAGATGCTTTTTgtggaggataaagaatatatgcctgtgggTATTCTTATAGTATGTGTAATTTGAAGAATCCTTGGACCCCCCCGCCcccgagggaaaaaaaatctagctccgccagtgggtAATATTGTCCAAAGTATTCTCCTGGTTGAAAATCGCAGCATTAGTGTAGCTTCAGTTTCTTACCCAAGTGATGatagagaagaaagaaaaggcgATGGCAGCCCGAGCTGCATCAGCGCCCTGGTTGAGGGGCAGCTCAGCAGCCGTTGTTCGAGACCACTGGTTAGCCAGGAAGCAGAAACTTACAAAGTACAAGAAGGCCCAGAAACCTgccagagagacagacacagcgTTGAGAGGATTCATCAGGTGATGTTTCTTCATTCATACTGGGTTTCGATTCTCGTAAAATCTCGTGATGTGACATATCCTTGATGAGAACAAAGGAAGTAGGACTTCTTTGAAAAACATCTGAAGGGAGAACCCcaagctattttagacttcGACAGTACTTGAAAAGAGGAAGACAATCCTCACCTGAGAAGCCGATCTCAAGCATGACGGCCTTCTTGCGATCTTTGACGGAGCTGATGGAAGAGAATTTGTAGTCGAGTAGCATGAAGAAGGAGCAAGCCAGCAGGCCCACCAGGCCCACGAACACGCCGTAGTTGCATGCGTCCGCGTTCTTGTTGAAGACGCAGTAGAGACGTTCGCTGCCTATGTTCACGTAGCCCTCGTTCACGATGGAGGCGAACACCACCAGTGAGAAGATCTTTACAAAACatgagatgatttttttttttttttcaggtgatGAGGTACAAATGTAGATAAAGTTCTTTTTTAGAAAAATACACTCGGCAGTATTGCAAGTGAACGTCTCTGCGCGCGCTCAGACCAAAAGCATTAACCTAATTTCCATCCTTTCTGTTATGACTGACCGGAGAGTTTGATGCTTCGCTTCCTTACCAGAATCAAATAATCCCGAGgcattttctgtgtgtgtgttactgtgtgtgtgtgtgtatatgtttgaAAAGCACAAGCCATACAAGTTGCCTTCGCTAATGCTAAATGTCTCTTTTCCTCATGATTAACAACTCTCCTTCATAAATCCGTCTTTATTCTTCTCACACATTCACATAGTTGAGTAACAGTGGATGG
Proteins encoded:
- the znf598 gene encoding E3 ubiquitin-protein ligase ZNF598 isoform X1, whose amino-acid sequence is MDSTISKETEKHCVLCCQDSDIFAFGKCDHPVCYRCSTKMRVLCEQKYCAVCREELDKVVFVTSPEAFSSLPHQRFPCDKKHDIYFGDEKIYAQYRHLLLAQCPCCAEAKIFSKFVELEQHMRKQHELFCCKLCTKHLKIFSHERKWYNRKELARHRAHGDPDDTSHRGHPLCKFCDDRYLDNDELLKHLRKDHYFCHFCDADGSQEYYSDYQYLSEHFRESHYLCEEGVCATEQFTHAFRTEIDYKAHKASAHSKSRAEARQNRHIDLQFNLAPRQQRRNEGMVTAEDYEEARHQRGARGRPQMGQKSWRYSREEEDREVAAAMRASMALRRQEARMAALERSAPKYYREERTERTESEALTGPTKPTSKPPVRTMRSLNPMEEEDDFPALGAAAPPAIVKSSSPVVPTGPRTLKEDDFPSLSVVNVAAPLTPSYPAQPKKSSSFQEEDFPALVSKIQPRKSATGKSSAWSAHTAPAPPKAQPPPSSRPPPPLSSASHGPQLLTSSSSSSSRRKKKVGENLKVAPLRSPSSSDDESGGMTQQQFRSVPTMLDISSLLTVKGNGSKPLTATSSPPAPNQSGDPPTIKTSKKKKQKNSSSPTNAPASGTLGAPVKTLSVETTAQKENVPEKTRNKPSGAAALTPASRLVNGFNEKPAISKESVAAPPQPSTDAFVEQEEDFPALKTKKPPPGFKTSFPTKSSTPALSSSMPPPPPGLALLATKPPPGFTGIPLNSNVVETPPLASNPLPKSSNSDYLVPEDFHQRNQELIQSIRKYLHDDESKFNQFKNYSAQFRQGVLSASHYHRSCKDLLGDNFNCIFNELLVLLPDTVKQQELLSAHGDCKALEKQSGMGGGGRKNKNKKSAWQTPSAQVNAASELDCQVCPTCRQVLALKDFNSHKTLHMRENDEFPSLQSISRIIS
- the znf598 gene encoding E3 ubiquitin-protein ligase ZNF598 isoform X2 encodes the protein MDSTISKETEKHCVLCCQDSDIFAFGKCDHPVCYRCSTKMRVLCEQKYCAVCREELDKVVFVTSPEAFSSLPHQRFPCDKKHDIYFGDEKIYAQYRHLLLAQCPCCAEAKIFSKFVELEQHMRKQHELFCCKLCTKHLKIFSHERKWYNRKELARHRAHGDPDDTSHRGHPLCKFCDDRYLDNDELLKHLRKDHYFCHFCDADGSQEYYSDYQYLSEHFRESHYLCEEGVCATEQFTHAFRTEIDYKAHKASAHSKSRAEARQNRHIDLQFNLAPRQQRRNEGMVTAEDYEEARHQRGARGRPQMGQKSWRYSREEEDREVAAAMRASMALRRQEARMAALERSAPKYYREERTERTESEALTGPTKPTSKPPVRTMRSLNPMEEEDDFPALGAAAPPAIVKSSSPVVPTGPRTLKEDDFPSLSVVNVAAPLTPSYPAQPKKSSSFQEEDFPALVSKIQPRKSATGKSSAWSAHTAPAPPKAQPPPSSRPPPPLSSASHGPQLLTSSSSSSSRRKKKVGENLKVAPLRSPSSSDDESGGMTQQQFRSVPTMLDISSLLTVKGNGSKPLTATSSPPAPNQSGDPPTIKTSKKKKQKNSSSPTNAPASGTLGAPVKTLSVETTAQKENVPEKTRNKPSGAAALTPASRLVNGFNEKPAISKESVAAPPQPSTDAFVEQEEDFPALKTKKPPPGFKTSFPTKSSTPALSSSMPPPPPGLALLATKPPPGFTGIPLNSNVVETPPLASNPLPKSSNSDYLVPEDFHQRNQELIQSIRKYLHDDESKFNQFKNYSAQFRQ
- the syngr3a gene encoding synaptogyrin-3a translates to MDGVGSFGAGRAGSTIDPITFAKQPQTILRALSWIFSLVVFASIVNEGYVNIGSERLYCVFNKNADACNYGVFVGLVGLLACSFFMLLDYKFSSISSVKDRKKAVMLEIGFSGFWAFLYFVSFCFLANQWSRTTAAELPLNQGADAARAAIAFSFFSIITWAGLTVRAVQKYLLGTDMTLFTSEHLDGVAPTQPLPSNSPGGTTDTTETYQNPPFTENNAAPTYQVPIY